One Roseomonas sp. OT10 DNA window includes the following coding sequences:
- a CDS encoding zinc-binding dehydrogenase: MRALRLHGDRDLRLEDIAPPPPPGPGEVQLRVLAVALNHIDVWGWRGMAFAQRKLPICTGAEAVAEVVAVGEGVTAWKPGDRAAPYGAQTCGHCRACREGRDNLCENVQGVMGFHLDGFACERVNMPERLLVRVPQGVATNDAACAAITFSTVEHMLFDNAKLEPGETILVQAAGSGIGTIAVKEAKALGCTVIATAGDDEKCEKAKALGADHVINYTTQNFPTVARRLTGKKGVDVVFEHVGASTWNGSMLALKMGGRLVTCGSTSGVTAEMNLMMLFQRQLRIFGSFGASMRNVADGLAKMAGGMTPVLDTVIPLERFTEGLDRLESRRVFGKIVVTL, translated from the coding sequence ATGCGCGCGCTGCGCCTGCACGGCGACCGCGACCTGCGGCTGGAGGACATCGCCCCGCCGCCGCCGCCCGGGCCGGGCGAGGTGCAGCTCCGCGTCCTGGCCGTCGCGCTGAACCACATCGACGTCTGGGGCTGGCGTGGCATGGCCTTCGCCCAGCGCAAGCTGCCGATCTGCACCGGGGCCGAGGCGGTGGCCGAGGTCGTCGCCGTCGGCGAGGGCGTCACCGCCTGGAAGCCCGGCGACCGCGCCGCGCCCTATGGCGCGCAGACCTGCGGGCATTGCCGCGCCTGCCGCGAGGGGCGCGACAACCTGTGCGAGAACGTGCAGGGCGTGATGGGCTTCCACCTCGACGGCTTCGCCTGCGAGCGGGTGAACATGCCCGAGCGCCTGCTGGTGCGCGTGCCGCAGGGCGTCGCCACCAACGACGCCGCCTGCGCCGCCATCACCTTCTCCACCGTCGAGCACATGCTGTTCGACAACGCGAAGCTGGAGCCGGGCGAGACCATCCTCGTCCAGGCCGCGGGCTCGGGCATCGGCACCATCGCGGTGAAGGAGGCGAAGGCGCTGGGCTGCACCGTCATCGCCACCGCCGGCGACGACGAGAAGTGCGAGAAGGCGAAGGCGCTCGGCGCCGACCACGTCATCAACTACACCACGCAGAACTTCCCCACCGTCGCCCGCCGCCTGACCGGCAAGAAGGGCGTGGATGTCGTGTTCGAGCATGTCGGCGCCTCCACCTGGAACGGCTCCATGCTGGCGCTGAAGATGGGCGGGCGTCTGGTCACCTGCGGTTCCACCTCCGGCGTCACGGCGGAGATGAACCTGATGATGCTGTTCCAGCGCCAGTTGCGGATCTTCGGCTCCTTCGGCGCCTCGATGCGCAACGTCGCGGACGGGCTGGCGAAGATGGCCGGCGGCATGACGCCCGTGCTGGACACGGTGATCCCGCTGGAGCGCTTCACCGAGGGGCTGGACCGGCTGGAGAGCCGCAGAGTCTTCGGCAAGATCGTCGTCACGCTCTAG
- a CDS encoding phosphotransferase, with the protein MPADPARDPLTDPLILAAPPGIDEAALLDALAASYGVRGVLAPLAGERDRNFRLDRDGAAPLLVKVAHPDEDPAITGFQSAALLHLEAADPGLPLPRMLRGRDGATEVPHPARDGRPCLLRVLTYLPGTPLTDAVGQEQALGALTARLDAALEGFAHPADTRRLLWDVREAPSLRALLPEVGDPALRGLAEDAIARFETEAEAALGALPRQVIHNDLNPHNVLTEGAALSGIIDFGDMVRAARMQEVATACAYLLRPGDAPLAGPAAFLAGYRAVLPLPAEQAALLPAVVATRMALTVLITHWRARRQPENAPYILRNMPRARTGLEILARLPSHALEE; encoded by the coding sequence ATGCCCGCCGATCCCGCCCGCGACCCGCTCACCGATCCGCTGATCCTGGCCGCCCCGCCGGGGATCGACGAGGCGGCGCTGCTGGATGCGCTCGCCGCGTCCTATGGCGTGCGGGGCGTGCTGGCGCCGCTGGCCGGGGAGCGGGACCGCAACTTCCGCCTGGACCGCGACGGCGCCGCGCCGCTGCTGGTGAAGGTGGCGCATCCGGACGAGGACCCGGCGATCACCGGCTTCCAGAGCGCGGCGCTGCTGCATCTGGAAGCGGCAGACCCCGGCCTCCCCCTGCCCCGCATGCTGCGCGGCCGCGACGGCGCCACGGAGGTGCCGCATCCGGCACGGGACGGGCGGCCCTGCCTGCTGCGGGTGCTGACCTACCTGCCCGGCACGCCGTTGACGGACGCGGTGGGGCAGGAGCAGGCGCTGGGCGCCCTGACCGCGCGGCTGGACGCGGCGCTGGAGGGCTTCGCGCATCCGGCGGACACGCGGCGGCTGCTGTGGGACGTCCGCGAGGCGCCGTCCCTGCGCGCCCTGCTGCCGGAGGTGGGCGACCCCGCCCTGCGCGGGCTGGCGGAGGACGCCATCGCGCGCTTCGAGACCGAGGCGGAAGCCGCGCTGGGCGCGCTGCCGCGCCAAGTGATCCACAACGACCTGAACCCACACAACGTGCTGACGGAGGGCGCGGCGCTGTCGGGGATCATCGATTTCGGCGACATGGTCCGCGCCGCGCGGATGCAGGAGGTCGCGACCGCCTGCGCCTACCTGCTTCGCCCGGGCGATGCGCCGCTCGCGGGGCCGGCGGCCTTCCTGGCCGGCTACCGCGCCGTGCTGCCGTTGCCGGCGGAGCAGGCGGCGCTGCTGCCCGCGGTGGTCGCGACCCGCATGGCGCTGACCGTGCTGATCACCCATTGGCGCGCGCGGCGGCAGCCGGAGAACGCGCCCTATATCCTGCGCAACATGCCGCGTGCCCGCACCGGGCTGGAGATCCTGGCCCGCCTGCCGTCGCACGCCCTGGAGGAGTGA
- a CDS encoding 3-hydroxyacyl-ACP dehydratase FabZ family protein, with amino-acid sequence MRLEYFQMIDRVLSFDGESIAIESTVPDASPVFEGHFPGYPLVPGVLLTETMAQASGWLLLGRNRFSAMPFLASVKEAKFRSFVGPGAKLEIASKLTHDGSGYAVTEARIMSGGKRLCDAEIVLRIMPFPAPELEAAMRATAERIGLPGIASE; translated from the coding sequence TTGCGCCTCGAATACTTCCAGATGATCGACCGGGTGCTCTCCTTCGACGGGGAGAGCATCGCGATCGAGAGCACGGTCCCCGACGCCTCGCCGGTCTTCGAGGGACACTTCCCCGGCTATCCGCTGGTCCCCGGCGTGCTGCTGACCGAGACCATGGCCCAGGCCAGCGGCTGGCTGCTGCTGGGGCGCAACCGCTTCTCCGCCATGCCCTTCCTGGCCAGCGTGAAGGAGGCGAAGTTCCGCTCCTTCGTCGGGCCGGGCGCGAAGCTGGAGATCGCCTCGAAGCTCACGCATGACGGCTCCGGCTACGCGGTGACGGAGGCGCGGATCATGAGCGGCGGCAAGCGGCTCTGCGACGCGGAGATCGTGCTGCGCATCATGCCCTTCCCCGCCCCGGAGCTGGAGGCCGCGATGCGCGCCACGGCGGAACGGATCGGCCTGCCCGGGATCGCCAGCGAATGA
- a CDS encoding aspartate aminotransferase family protein, with the protein MINAFDPKRADGLTPREQAMVSRRQRLLGPAYRLFYEHPVHLVRGEGAWLFDAEGNRYLDCYNNVASVGHAHPHVVAAIAAQAARLNTHTRYLHETVLDYAEALLATFPASLGHVMFTCTGSEANDLALRVARAHTGGEGIVVTSLAYHGVTSALAALSPSLGEGVPLGRHVATVAPPDAYRGGPDMPQRFAADIAAAFAGLARHGIRPAALLVDTMFTSDGVFPDPAGFLRLAAQAAREAGALFIADEVQPGFGRTGAMWGFARHGVEPDIVTLGKPMGNGHPLAGMVIRPELLERFGGQVRYFNTFGGNPVSAAAGMAVLEVLRDERLPENAAAVGAHMQAGLRALAERHGIIGDVRGAGLSIGAELVRDRETKAPATAETTRVVNALRERRVLISASGPGANILKIRPPLCLSRAQADLFLETLDSVLAEAR; encoded by the coding sequence ATGATCAACGCCTTCGACCCGAAGCGGGCGGACGGGCTCACCCCGCGCGAGCAGGCGATGGTGTCGCGGCGGCAGCGCCTGCTCGGCCCGGCCTACCGGCTGTTCTACGAGCATCCCGTGCATCTGGTGCGCGGCGAGGGCGCCTGGCTGTTCGACGCGGAGGGGAACCGCTACCTCGACTGCTACAACAACGTCGCCTCGGTCGGGCATGCGCACCCGCACGTGGTCGCGGCGATCGCGGCGCAGGCGGCGCGGCTCAACACCCACACGCGCTACCTGCACGAGACGGTGCTGGACTACGCCGAGGCGCTGCTGGCGACGTTTCCGGCCTCGCTGGGGCACGTGATGTTCACCTGCACGGGGTCGGAGGCGAACGACCTCGCGCTGCGCGTCGCCCGCGCCCATACCGGCGGCGAGGGGATCGTCGTCACCTCGCTCGCCTATCACGGCGTGACCAGCGCGCTGGCGGCGCTGTCGCCGTCCCTGGGAGAGGGCGTGCCGCTCGGCCGCCATGTCGCGACGGTGGCGCCGCCGGACGCCTATCGCGGCGGGCCGGACATGCCGCAACGCTTCGCCGCCGACATCGCCGCCGCCTTCGCCGGGCTGGCGCGCCACGGCATCCGCCCGGCGGCGCTGCTGGTGGACACGATGTTCACCTCGGACGGCGTCTTCCCCGATCCGGCCGGCTTCCTGCGCCTGGCCGCCCAGGCCGCGCGCGAGGCGGGCGCGCTGTTCATCGCCGACGAGGTGCAGCCGGGCTTCGGCCGCACCGGCGCCATGTGGGGCTTCGCGCGGCATGGGGTCGAGCCCGATATCGTCACCCTGGGCAAGCCGATGGGCAACGGCCATCCGCTGGCCGGCATGGTGATCCGGCCGGAGTTGCTGGAGCGCTTCGGCGGGCAGGTGCGCTACTTCAACACCTTCGGCGGCAACCCCGTCTCGGCGGCGGCGGGGATGGCGGTGCTGGAGGTGCTGCGCGACGAGCGCCTGCCGGAGAACGCGGCCGCGGTCGGCGCGCACATGCAGGCCGGGCTGCGGGCGCTGGCCGAACGGCACGGGATCATCGGCGACGTGCGCGGCGCCGGCCTCTCCATCGGCGCGGAGCTGGTGCGCGACCGGGAGACGAAGGCGCCCGCGACGGCGGAGACGACGCGGGTGGTGAACGCGCTGCGCGAGCGGCGCGTGCTGATCAGCGCCAGCGGGCCGGGGGCGAACATCCTGAAGATCCGCCCGCCGCTCTGCCTGAGCCGGGCGCAGGCCGACCTGTTCCTGGAGACGCTGGATTCGGTGCTGGCGGAGGCACGCTAA
- a CDS encoding glycosyltransferase, translating to MSGPALAWLLALPGVVVAAFWAWAPLAWLRRARPAGVRRDGPVTLILPLAGNPPGLPALLGDLAAQSLRPARLIVAVEAGDAAARAAGLHAPLPFPVTVVEAPQAADCGQKCANQLAALARLDGTEAAVVLLDADIRPQPWWLSTLASPILDGSADMVTGYRWLLPRGGLATQAVAWLDRALALVPRSGMLPLCWGGSLALGPAALPQAARTLERVLSDDLALSAMARREGLRVLTRRILLVPSPFAGTAGAVLGFYLRQHRILHLYAPGTWRVAFAAGQAMLALWLALAVAAPLLLPLLPAAGALRWWAHGALGRRIGAPDPFGTRAAQLALALTPLPDLLNAAILWAALRTRRIAWRHVTYEVTAPDRVRVASRRPPGQPGA from the coding sequence GTGAGCGGCCCCGCCCTCGCCTGGCTGCTTGCGCTTCCCGGCGTCGTGGTCGCCGCCTTCTGGGCCTGGGCGCCGCTGGCCTGGCTTCGCCGGGCGCGCCCCGCCGGGGTACGCCGCGACGGGCCGGTGACGCTGATCCTGCCGCTGGCCGGGAACCCGCCGGGACTGCCGGCGCTGCTGGGCGACCTTGCGGCCCAGAGCCTTCGCCCGGCACGGCTGATCGTGGCCGTGGAAGCCGGCGACGCGGCGGCGCGCGCGGCCGGCCTGCATGCCCCGCTGCCCTTCCCGGTCACGGTGGTGGAGGCCCCGCAGGCCGCCGACTGCGGCCAGAAATGCGCCAACCAACTCGCCGCCCTGGCGCGGCTGGACGGCACGGAAGCCGCCGTCGTGCTGCTGGACGCGGACATCCGGCCGCAGCCCTGGTGGCTCTCCACCCTGGCCAGCCCGATCCTGGATGGCAGCGCCGACATGGTCACGGGCTACCGCTGGCTGCTGCCCCGGGGCGGGCTGGCCACGCAGGCGGTGGCCTGGCTGGACCGGGCGCTGGCGCTGGTGCCGCGCTCGGGGATGCTGCCGCTGTGCTGGGGCGGCTCGCTGGCGCTGGGGCCGGCGGCGCTGCCGCAGGCGGCCCGGACGCTGGAGCGGGTGCTGTCCGACGACCTCGCCCTGTCCGCCATGGCGCGGCGGGAGGGGTTGCGGGTGCTGACCCGGCGCATCCTGCTGGTGCCCAGCCCCTTCGCCGGGACGGCCGGGGCCGTGCTGGGCTTCTACCTGCGCCAGCACCGCATCCTGCACCTCTACGCGCCCGGGACGTGGCGGGTGGCCTTCGCCGCGGGGCAGGCGATGCTGGCGCTGTGGCTGGCCCTGGCCGTCGCGGCGCCCCTGCTGCTGCCCCTTCTGCCGGCGGCGGGCGCGCTGCGCTGGTGGGCGCATGGTGCGCTGGGCCGGCGCATCGGGGCGCCCGATCCGTTCGGCACGCGGGCGGCGCAGCTCGCCCTGGCGCTGACGCCGCTGCCGGACCTGCTGAACGCCGCCATCCTGTGGGCGGCGCTGCGGACGCGGCGGATCGCCTGGCGCCACGTCACCTACGAGGTCACGGCGCCGGACCGGGTGCGGGTGGCGTCGCGGCGGCCGCCCGGTCAGCCAGGGGCGTAG
- a CDS encoding NADPH-dependent FMN reductase, translating into MALKLNIVIASTRPGRIGPKVADWFDGYARAHGGFDPVLVDLATFDLPVYDEPKHPRMQQYQHAHTKAWSESVASADAFVFVTPEYNFFPPPSLVNALNYVYSEWNYKPAGFVSYGGASGGLRSVQAAKLLVTTLKMMPMVEGVMVPMVAKAIGEDGRMQSNPLIDDSATSMLDEMLRWAEALKPMRAKG; encoded by the coding sequence TTGGCCCTGAAGCTCAACATCGTCATCGCCAGCACCCGGCCCGGGCGCATCGGTCCCAAGGTGGCCGACTGGTTCGACGGCTATGCCCGCGCGCATGGCGGCTTCGATCCCGTCCTGGTCGATCTCGCGACCTTCGACCTGCCCGTCTACGACGAGCCGAAGCATCCGCGGATGCAGCAGTACCAGCACGCGCACACCAAGGCCTGGTCGGAGAGCGTCGCCTCGGCCGACGCCTTCGTCTTCGTCACGCCGGAATACAACTTCTTCCCGCCGCCGAGCCTCGTGAACGCGCTGAACTACGTCTACAGCGAATGGAACTACAAGCCGGCGGGCTTCGTCAGCTATGGCGGCGCCTCGGGCGGGCTGCGCTCCGTGCAGGCGGCGAAGCTGCTGGTCACCACGCTGAAGATGATGCCGATGGTCGAGGGCGTGATGGTGCCGATGGTCGCCAAGGCGATCGGCGAGGATGGCCGGATGCAGTCCAACCCGCTGATCGACGACAGCGCGACGTCCATGCTGGACGAGATGCTGCGCTGGGCCGAGGCGCTGAAGCCGATGCGCGCCAAGGGCTGA
- a CDS encoding acyl carrier protein translates to MASAFERIADIIAANSEVPREKITPDSHVTEDLGIDSLDFLDIVFAIDKEFGIKVPVEKWTQEVNAGNAPAEHYFVMKNLADRVEELVAAKAG, encoded by the coding sequence ATGGCCTCGGCCTTCGAGCGCATCGCCGACATCATCGCCGCCAACTCCGAAGTGCCGCGCGAGAAGATCACCCCCGACAGCCACGTGACCGAGGACCTGGGCATCGACAGCCTGGACTTCCTGGACATCGTCTTCGCGATCGACAAGGAGTTCGGCATCAAGGTGCCGGTCGAGAAGTGGACCCAGGAGGTGAATGCTGGCAACGCCCCGGCCGAGCACTACTTCGTCATGAAGAACCTCGCCGACCGGGTCGAGGAGCTGGTCGCCGCCAAGGCGGGCTGA
- a CDS encoding beta-ketoacyl-ACP synthase codes for MNSQRDVVITGIGLVTSLGEGREAHWEALTGTGRAPVVDEAAFAPWPHHPLPALELDRQIPKRGDQRQMEPWQRLGTYAAGLALDDAGARDLVADMHLLVAAGGGERDVALDEQITAALAGSNDGARLNEMLATGLRPTLFLAQLSNLVAGNISIVHGVTGSSRTFMGEESAAADALRIARARLSEGRGEIALVGGAFVAARWDMLILYQGGGGLWRGPFAPLSTRAASDAGPGAVLGSMACFLVLETAAHAAARGATPLARLDAVATDWTHREAPGRSREAAEALLGKVGGPAPAVISAASGAPGAWAEEQGFLAGLEGAAIRRPGSLIGHGVEAAFPVNVALAALALSRGGFYPALDPADAGEAEAPDRILVTGFGQWRGEALASVSRAPSAKAEG; via the coding sequence ATGAACAGCCAGCGCGACGTCGTCATCACGGGCATCGGCCTCGTCACCTCGCTCGGCGAGGGGCGCGAGGCGCACTGGGAGGCGCTGACCGGCACCGGCCGCGCGCCGGTCGTGGACGAGGCCGCCTTCGCCCCCTGGCCGCACCACCCGCTGCCCGCGCTGGAGCTGGACCGCCAGATCCCCAAGCGCGGCGACCAGCGGCAGATGGAGCCCTGGCAGCGCCTGGGCACCTATGCCGCCGGCCTCGCGCTGGACGATGCCGGGGCGCGCGACCTCGTCGCCGACATGCACCTGCTGGTCGCTGCCGGCGGGGGCGAGCGCGACGTGGCGCTGGACGAGCAGATCACCGCGGCGCTGGCCGGCTCCAACGACGGCGCCCGGCTGAACGAGATGCTGGCGACCGGGCTGCGGCCGACGCTGTTCCTGGCGCAGCTCTCGAACCTCGTCGCCGGCAACATCTCCATCGTCCACGGCGTCACCGGCTCCTCGCGCACCTTCATGGGCGAGGAATCCGCAGCGGCCGACGCGCTGCGCATCGCCCGCGCGCGGCTGTCCGAGGGGCGCGGCGAGATCGCCCTGGTCGGCGGCGCCTTCGTCGCGGCGCGCTGGGACATGCTGATCCTCTACCAGGGCGGCGGCGGGCTGTGGCGCGGGCCCTTCGCGCCGCTCTCCACCCGCGCGGCCAGCGATGCCGGGCCGGGCGCGGTGCTGGGCAGCATGGCCTGCTTCCTGGTGCTGGAGACCGCGGCCCACGCCGCCGCCCGCGGCGCGACGCCGCTGGCCCGGCTGGATGCCGTCGCCACCGACTGGACCCATCGCGAGGCGCCCGGCCGCTCCCGCGAGGCGGCCGAGGCGCTGCTGGGGAAGGTCGGCGGCCCGGCGCCCGCGGTGATCTCCGCGGCCTCCGGCGCGCCCGGCGCCTGGGCGGAGGAGCAGGGCTTCCTGGCCGGGCTGGAGGGTGCGGCCATCCGCCGCCCCGGCAGCCTGATCGGCCATGGCGTGGAGGCGGCCTTCCCGGTGAACGTGGCGCTGGCGGCGCTGGCCCTGTCGCGCGGCGGCTTCTACCCGGCGCTGGACCCGGCCGATGCGGGCGAGGCGGAGGCCCCGGACCGCATCCTGGTGACCGGCTTCGGCCAGTGGCGCGGCGAGGCGCTGGCCAGCGTCTCGCGCGCCCCATCGGCAAAGGCGGAGGGCTGA
- a CDS encoding beta-ketoacyl-ACP synthase has translation MQDHFGRRVVAVTGIGAVTPLGFGIVDNWSALLAGKSGIRRITRFPTEHLKTTIAGTVDLPEEAGRTPYSSPVRVEKLASLAMEEALAMAGLGAPGDFPGPLFLGMPPVEMEWPDRFTLAQESGPTYAEMVPAVTRHPEIHEAIVFAGIGERLSARFGTRGAPISTTTACATGATSIQLGVEAIQRGECAACIAVGADGTVQPESLIRFSLLSALSTRNEEPEKASRPFEKHRAGFVMSEGAAALVLEDYDAAVARGATIIGIVSGAGERADSFHRTRSNPDGRAILGAMRNALADAGLEPGDISYVNAHGTGTPENDKMENFGMRAVFGENAPPISSNKSMIGHTLSAAGALEAVFSLLTLRDQRLPPTINYDEPDPSITLDVVPNVARDATVRHVLSSSFGFGGQNTCLVLSREPK, from the coding sequence GTGCAGGACCATTTCGGGCGGCGCGTCGTCGCCGTCACCGGCATCGGCGCCGTCACCCCGCTGGGCTTCGGCATCGTGGACAACTGGTCGGCGCTGCTGGCCGGGAAGTCGGGCATCCGGCGGATCACGCGCTTCCCGACCGAGCACCTGAAGACCACCATCGCCGGCACGGTGGACCTGCCGGAGGAGGCGGGGCGCACCCCCTATTCCAGCCCCGTGCGGGTCGAGAAGCTGGCGAGCCTCGCCATGGAGGAGGCGCTGGCCATGGCCGGGCTGGGCGCCCCGGGCGACTTCCCCGGCCCGCTCTTCCTGGGCATGCCGCCGGTCGAGATGGAGTGGCCCGACCGCTTCACCCTGGCGCAGGAATCCGGCCCGACCTATGCCGAGATGGTCCCCGCCGTGACCCGGCACCCGGAGATCCACGAGGCGATCGTCTTCGCCGGTATCGGCGAGCGCCTCTCTGCCCGCTTCGGCACGCGCGGCGCGCCGATCAGCACCACCACCGCCTGCGCCACGGGCGCGACCTCGATCCAGCTCGGCGTCGAGGCGATCCAGCGCGGCGAGTGCGCCGCCTGCATCGCTGTCGGCGCGGACGGCACGGTGCAGCCGGAATCGCTGATCCGCTTCTCGCTGCTCTCGGCGCTCTCCACCCGCAACGAGGAGCCGGAGAAGGCGAGCCGGCCCTTCGAGAAGCACCGCGCCGGCTTCGTGATGAGCGAGGGCGCGGCCGCGCTGGTGCTGGAGGATTACGACGCCGCCGTGGCGCGCGGGGCGACCATCATCGGCATCGTCTCCGGCGCGGGCGAGCGCGCGGACAGCTTCCACCGCACCCGCTCCAACCCGGACGGCCGCGCCATCCTGGGCGCCATGCGCAACGCGCTGGCCGATGCGGGGCTGGAGCCGGGCGACATCTCCTATGTCAACGCGCACGGCACGGGCACGCCCGAGAACGACAAGATGGAGAATTTCGGCATGCGCGCCGTCTTCGGCGAGAACGCGCCGCCCATCTCCTCCAACAAGTCGATGATCGGCCATACCCTCTCCGCCGCCGGGGCGCTGGAGGCGGTGTTCAGCCTGCTCACCCTGCGCGACCAGCGCCTGCCGCCCACCATCAACTACGACGAGCCCGACCCGAGCATCACGCTCGACGTGGTGCCGAACGTGGCGCGCGACGCCACGGTGCGGCACGTGCTGTCCAGCTCCTTCGGCTTCGGCGGCCAGAACACCTGCCTCGTCCTCTCGCGGGAGCCGAAGTGA
- a CDS encoding pirin family protein, with translation MSWLPCDPPVEHDTPPEPSVQAVIAPRTSDLGGFEVRRVLPSVKRRMVGPFLFLDQFGPVVFRQGAGMDVRPHPHIGLATMTYLLGGSILHRDSLGSVQAIAPGAVNWMTAGRGVVHSERTPPDHRDGQEVLYGLQLWVGLPRALEETDPGFVHYAPQEVPLVRGEGVTARIAAGEGFGARSGVRTLSPAFLYDLTLEAGATVTLPPTYEERALLLLEGTVTLDGTDHAPGQLLVLAPGRPVDIAARGGPARLAALGGEPLDGPRHIWWNFVSSRKERIEQAKQDWQRDRFNLPVPGETEFIPLPG, from the coding sequence ATGAGCTGGCTGCCCTGCGACCCCCCGGTGGAGCACGACACCCCGCCGGAGCCTTCCGTGCAGGCGGTGATCGCGCCGCGCACCAGCGACCTGGGCGGCTTCGAGGTGCGGCGCGTGCTGCCCTCGGTGAAGCGGCGCATGGTCGGCCCCTTCCTCTTCCTCGACCAGTTCGGGCCGGTGGTGTTCCGCCAGGGCGCCGGGATGGATGTCCGCCCGCATCCGCATATCGGCCTGGCCACCATGACCTACCTGCTGGGCGGCAGCATCCTGCACCGCGACAGCCTGGGCAGCGTCCAGGCCATCGCGCCCGGCGCGGTGAACTGGATGACCGCCGGGCGCGGCGTGGTGCATTCGGAACGCACCCCGCCCGACCACCGCGATGGGCAGGAGGTGCTGTACGGCCTCCAGCTCTGGGTCGGCCTGCCGCGCGCGCTGGAGGAGACCGATCCGGGCTTCGTCCACTACGCCCCGCAGGAGGTGCCCTTGGTGCGGGGCGAGGGCGTCACGGCCCGGATCGCGGCGGGGGAGGGATTCGGCGCGCGCTCCGGCGTGCGCACCCTCTCGCCCGCCTTCCTCTACGACCTGACGCTGGAGGCGGGCGCCACCGTGACCCTACCGCCCACCTACGAGGAGCGGGCGCTGCTGCTGCTGGAGGGGACGGTCACGCTCGACGGCACGGACCACGCGCCCGGCCAGCTCCTCGTCCTGGCCCCGGGGCGCCCGGTGGACATCGCCGCGCGCGGCGGCCCGGCGCGCCTCGCGGCCCTGGGCGGCGAGCCCCTGGATGGGCCGCGCCACATCTGGTGGAACTTCGTCTCCTCCCGCAAGGAGCGGATCGAGCAGGCGAAGCAGGACTGGCAGCGCGACCGCTTCAACCTGCCCGTGCCCGGGGAGACGGAGTTCATCCCGCTGCCGGGTTAG
- a CDS encoding lipid A biosynthesis lauroyl acyltransferase: MGLADTALALLVRGAFAVMRALGPDLGPRLGGAVARTLGPLTPAHRIGAANVAASFPEQTAAWRAGVMREAWDNLGRVAGEYVHLDRIWDLTEERRPDGRIEIDDATAARFVELRAAGGPVLVFASHLANWELPAVAAAQHGVRASVLYRTPNNTAIARIILELRRGLMGELIPAGLMAPTKMAKALQDGALVGMLVDQRFGRGPRIQFLGREAAANPLLANLARRFDCPVRGARAIRLPGGRFRLELTDPIDLPRDAEGLIDVAGATQAMNDVIAGWIREHPGQWLWMHRRWR, from the coding sequence ATGGGACTGGCCGACACCGCGCTGGCCCTCCTCGTCCGCGGCGCCTTCGCGGTGATGCGGGCGCTGGGACCGGATCTCGGCCCGCGCCTGGGCGGGGCGGTGGCGCGCACGCTCGGTCCCCTCACCCCGGCGCACCGGATCGGCGCCGCCAATGTCGCGGCGAGCTTCCCGGAGCAGACGGCGGCCTGGCGTGCGGGGGTGATGCGCGAGGCCTGGGACAATCTCGGCCGCGTCGCCGGGGAGTACGTCCATCTCGACCGCATCTGGGACCTGACCGAGGAGCGCCGGCCGGACGGGCGGATCGAGATCGACGACGCCACCGCCGCGCGATTCGTGGAGCTGCGCGCCGCCGGCGGGCCGGTGCTGGTCTTCGCCAGCCACCTGGCCAACTGGGAGCTGCCGGCCGTGGCCGCGGCGCAGCACGGGGTGCGTGCCTCGGTGCTGTACCGCACGCCCAACAACACGGCGATCGCGCGGATCATCCTGGAACTGCGGCGCGGGCTGATGGGCGAGCTGATCCCCGCCGGGCTGATGGCGCCGACCAAGATGGCCAAGGCGCTGCAGGACGGCGCGCTGGTGGGGATGCTGGTGGACCAGCGCTTCGGCCGCGGGCCGCGAATCCAGTTCCTGGGGCGCGAGGCCGCCGCCAACCCGCTGCTCGCCAACCTCGCGCGGCGCTTCGACTGCCCGGTGCGCGGCGCGCGCGCCATCCGCCTACCCGGCGGGCGCTTCCGGCTGGAGCTGACCGACCCCATCGACCTGCCGCGCGACGCGGAGGGGCTGATCGACGTGGCGGGCGCGACCCAGGCGATGAACGACGTCATCGCCGGCTGGATCCGCGAGCATCCCGGCCAGTGGCTGTGGATGCACCGCCGCTGGCGATAG